A genomic segment from Mus caroli chromosome 17, CAROLI_EIJ_v1.1, whole genome shotgun sequence encodes:
- the Clic1 gene encoding chloride intracellular channel protein 1 produces the protein MAEEQPQVELFVKAGSDGAKIGNCPFSQRLFMVLWLKGVTFNVTTVDTKRRTETVQKLCPGGQLPFLLYGTEVHTDTNKIEEFLEAMLCPPRYPKLAALNPESNTSGLDIFAKFSAYIKNSNPALNDNLEKGLLKALKVLDNYLTSPLPEEVDETSAEDEGISQRKFLDGNELTLADCNLLPKLHIVQVVCKKYRGFTIPEAFRGVHRYLSNAYAREEFASTCPDDEEIELAYEQVARALK, from the exons ATGGCTGAAGAACAACCTCAGGTCGAACTGTTCGTGAAG GCTGGCAGTGATGGTGCCAAGATTGGGAACTGCCCCTTCTCCCAGAGACTGTTCATGGTGCTCTGGCTCAAGGGAGTCACCTTCAACGTTACCACTGTGGACACCAAGAG ACGGACAGAGACTGTACAGAAGCTCTGCCCCGGTGGGCAGCTGCCGTTCTTGCTCTATGGCACCGAAGTGCACACAGACACCAACAAGATTGAGGAATTCCTGGAGGCCATGCTGTGCCCTCCCAG gtacCCAAAGCTGGCTGCCCTGAACCCTGAGTCCAACACCTCGGGGCTGGACATATTTGCCAAGTTTTCTGCCTACATCAAGAACTCAAACCCAGCCCTCAATGACA ACCTAGAGAAGGGACTCCTGAAAGCCCTGAAGGTTCTAGACAATTACCTGACATCCCCCCTCCCAGAAGAAGTGGATGAAACCAGCGCCGAAGATGAGGGCATCTCTCAGAGGAAGTTTCTGGACGGCAATGAGCTCACCCTGGCTGACTGCAACCTGCTGCCAAAGCTTCACATAGTACAG GTGGTGTGCAAAAAGTACAGAGGCTTCACCATCCCAGAGGCATTCCGTGGAGTGCATCGGTACTTGAGCAACGCTTATGCCCGGGAAGAATTTGCCTCCACCTGTCCAGATGATGAAGAGATAGAACTAGCCTATGAGCAAGTGGCCAGGGCTCTCAAATGA